One Fusobacterium varium genomic window, TCATAGTCAGGTTTTATCCCAAATAAATCAAGTACTTGATAAAGCATTTCTTTATGTTGTCCTGTTACAACAGCTTTAATATCTATTCCATTATTTTTTAATTCATGATAAACAGGAGCCATTTTTATAGCTTCTGGTCTTGTTCCAAATATTAAACCTACTTTCATTTTATTCTCCTACTCTATTAATAAATTCTAATAATTTTATTTCTTGATTTTCCCAATATAAATCCTTCTCTTTTTTATATTTTTTTATGTTCTCTTGTAGTTCTAAAATAGTTTTCTCATTTATTTTTTCTATTTTTTTCTTGATTTCTTCTGTATCATATGGATCTACAACTATACCTATATTATTTTTTTCCACAAAATCTCCTAATAATGTGTATTTTGCAAAAAAGCATGGTTTTTCAAATAAAATGCTTTCAAAAAATTTATTTGAAATTGCAAATTTAACATTATAATCTTTATTTGGATATACTGCCCAAATTAAATCTGTGTCTAAATAAAATTTTTTGATTTCTTCATATTTATATTCATCTATCATAAATATATTCTTTAGGTTTTGTTTTTTAATTAACTCTTTAAATTTATAATTTTCTGCTCCTTTTCCTATTAAGTAAACTTCAATATTAGAACTTTCTTGAATTGAGAATAGCAAATTTTTCATTGTTTCAAAATATCTTAAACTTCCAATAAAAGATATTCTTATTTTTTTTCGTTTTTCTAATTCAATTTGTTGTTTTATATCAATTTCTTTTAAAGGTAAATTTTCTAATAATAGTTTTCTTCCCTTGTATTGACTATATAATGGAATAAAAAATCTTGAAGCAAATATTATTCCATCTACTTT contains:
- a CDS encoding glycosyltransferase, with protein sequence MKKILLIDGVYFINTRNRRIIDSLKEKYEVKFCAWNRENRKVEDSENYVYSSNEGYGKKIKKLLGMKNYLLFIKKVINEYNPDIIIASQWDMLLLTILSKFEGKIVYENLDIPTSSNKLILKVLLILEKWMLKKVDGIIFASRFFIPLYSQYKGRKLLLENLPLKEIDIKQQIELEKRKKIRISFIGSLRYFETMKNLLFSIQESSNIEVYLIGKGAENYKFKELIKKQNLKNIFMIDEYKYEEIKKFYLDTDLIWAVYPNKDYNVKFAISNKFFESILFEKPCFFAKYTLLGDFVEKNNIGIVVDPYDTEEIKKKIEKINEKTILELQENIKKYKKEKDLYWENQEIKLLEFINRVGE